TGCTACAGTTTTGCGAGCGTTTCAAGACACCCCGAGCGACAACCATCATGCTGCACCGTCTTTTTCCCGCGGCCTTTCTCATCGTGACTTGCGTCGTGGCCACGTCGACACTGTCGCGAGCCGGCCAACTGTCGTTCAACATCGATCCGGCGCAAAGTCATATCACGCTCACGCTGGAAACCGCCGACGGTACTCAAATCATCTCTTCGCCGCAAACGCCCGGCAGCGACACCACCAGTTTGTCGGGTACGCTCAACGCCGACGTGACGGCCAGCACAATTCAATTCCTGACGACCGATAATTTGCAGTTTGGTTTGCAAGCCGTGTCGCAATCGCCATTGATCGACGGCACGACCGGCTCGTCGCCGGCGCAATATGGTCTGAACGTCGACATCGCCGGTGTCGGGGGCGGAGTGGTTGCCGCGCGCAATTATGTGGCAGACGTCACGAGTGGCGTGATTCCTGTGTCTGCCGGCGCCTTCGACGCGACAAAGCTGGTCCTGACGCTGACGCCGGGCAGCATCTCGTCGTACAATCTCACCTTTTTCGGTTCGACGGCCGCTGGGTTTTTTACCGGCTCGAACCCCGGCAACAATGCGCTCTCGAATGGCACGCTCACCCAAGTCGGCGGGCTGGAGACACTGACGGCCTCGGTGTCGGTCGTGGCCCCCACGACAGTCGAAGGCGTTACCTTTCTTGGAGTCTTCACAGGCCAGATCGTGGCCACGGCCACCGTGCCCGAGCCGGCGAGTGTGCTGCTGGCGGGGCTGGCCGTTGGCACACTATGGCTGTTC
The sequence above is drawn from the Pirellulales bacterium genome and encodes:
- a CDS encoding PEP-CTERM sorting domain-containing protein — encoded protein: MLHRLFPAAFLIVTCVVATSTLSRAGQLSFNIDPAQSHITLTLETADGTQIISSPQTPGSDTTSLSGTLNADVTASTIQFLTTDNLQFGLQAVSQSPLIDGTTGSSPAQYGLNVDIAGVGGGVVAARNYVADVTSGVIPVSAGAFDATKLVLTLTPGSISSYNLTFFGSTAAGFFTGSNPGNNALSNGTLTQVGGLETLTASVSVVAPTTVEGVTFLGVFTGQIVATATVPEPASVLLAGLAVGTLWLFRRRGV